One genomic region from Cydia amplana chromosome Z, ilCydAmpl1.1, whole genome shotgun sequence encodes:
- the LOC134661632 gene encoding uncharacterized protein LOC134661632: RSNILLLHGVPEAQDEVVVETVTSICQDKLQLQGISESSFIVCHRLGKSMSKKKPRAVLIKFVCLRTRNAVWSAKKLLKGSGYTVSEFLTGARHAVFVEARRVYGVKGSWTSDGKRVVVCPDGSRRKITTLAELQALPTPSGVAASSEQSQERPGVPPQSSAAGATPAGGASAQVLPRPNWAARKNPADLWSR, from the coding sequence CGATCCAACATTCTGCTGCTACATGGGGTTCCAGAGGCTCAGGACGAGGTAGTCGTCGAAACAGTGACAAGTATTTGCCAGGATAAACTTCAATTGCAAGGTATATCGGAGTCCTCCTTTATAGTCTGCCATCGTCTTGGGAAGAGTATGTCCAAAAAGAAACCCAGGGCAGTTCTGATTAAATTTGTCTGTCTGCGCACTCGGAATGCTGTCTGGTCAGCAAAGAAACTGCTCAAGGGGTCAGGCTACACAGTCTCTGAGTTCCTCACTGGTGCCCGGCATGCAGTCTTTGTTGAAGCCAGGCGAGTATATGGGGTCAAGGGCAGCTGGACCAGCGATGGAAAGAGAGTTGTAGTGTGCCCGGATGGTTCGCGGCGTAAAATCACGACGCTGGCTGAGTTACAGGCATTGCCAACGCCTTCAGGGGTGGCGGCCAGCTCCGAGCAGTCTCAGGAGCGGCCTGGTGTGCCACCGCAATCGTCTGCCGCAGGGGCGACTCCAGCTGGCGGTGCGTCGGCGCAGGTACTCCCCCGCCCCAACTGGGCCGCAAGGAAAAATCCCGCTGACCTATGGTCCCGATAG